The Microtus ochrogaster isolate Prairie Vole_2 chromosome 10, MicOch1.0, whole genome shotgun sequence genome contains the following window.
CACCACACGGGTCTCTCTTAGGCATAAGAACACACCCTGCCCTAGAAGCCCCTGGAGAACAGGAAATGAGCCCCTCTCCGGTGATTTATAAGGTAAATCACCAAAACACTGGAACTTAAGGCCGGAGCAACTTCAGTTAAGACCTCAGAGGAGAAGGCCAGGGTGCTAAGGGAATGTGCAGGGCTTTCTggaatacaaaatttaaaaaaaaaaattataaaaagggtGGCAGGAAGTGTGGGAGTGGGTCAGCCCTACTGTGCCCCTGACCCAGTGGCTGTGGCAATGGCCCGTCAAGCCGAGACACCATTCAAGTAGCTTTTCAGGCAACAGCCCACCTAGCCTTGATGTTGGTAATTTGGGTCCAAGCCGGGTTTAAGACTGTGTACCacttttccattaaaataaaaggtCAGGAAGGACTGGCTTCAAGTGGCTGGCTCTAGATGTGACCCCAAGACAGAGGAGTGCTCACAAGGCAAGGGTCACTCTGGAAACCAGGTTCAAGGTCCTGTGTTGACACTGGCCAGTCCTGTGAGGCTCTAGGCAAATTATAAGCCCTTCCTTGGGCCTTGGTATCCTTGTGTGTCAAGTGACCCTGAGGTCCCCCAGAACTCTCCTCTATGAAGCCTGTGTCAAAGGTGTCTCTGCAGGCTAAGAAGGAttggcagaggccagggagtggtctCTGCAGAGGCACTATTAGTTAGAGAGGGCAACAGGTCTATCTAGCAAGGTGTCAGAGCATCCCAAAGCATTGCCGTTGTCCGGGACAGCACCTCTGGCCCCGCGGTACCcagcttttccttcccttcttagTACCCCTTGACTCCCTGCTCAGAGAACAGACCTGCCAGACTCCCTTTCTCCTTAAGGGACAAAATCTAGATGGCAGTCTTGTCTGGAAAGGGGGTTCCAAGTCAAGCAGAGCCCCAGGAGGCCAAGAACGGGTTGAAGCCAGAAGCAGCGGGCGGGCGGCACAGCACAAAGGACTCCCTCGGGACACAGCAAGAGGAGGTTGGGCTGTTGACCCAGGGCCCTACCTCAGCCAGGGAGCTCCTCCGTCCAGCGGCTGGTACAGTCCAGGGCTCCAGGCCACCCTGGGGGCAATGGGGTTGTAGCCAAGTCCTCAAAGGACCATGCCAGCATGGCTCCAATGCTGGACAATGCAAGCTCCTGGGTATTgtgtggggcagggaggggggaagCGAGGGTGAGGGAGCctcgcagaggcaggcggctgtCTCGACGTGCCTGCTCCCCGCCCCCCTTCCCCAGAACCGGTTTGGCCAGTCGGGTACAAGAGGGGGCTGGAACAATGGGAGTCCTATGCCTCCCAAAGGCTCTGAGGGACCCCAGACAGCTGCCTAAAGATGGGGTTAGCAGGGTTCTGCTCCTAAGAGGTAAGACACCCCTCTTTGGAGCTTTCCAAGTACTGGGGAGAGGTGGGGATTTTGTAGGAGTGAAGGACATCCTGGAAGGGTTGCAAAGGAACCTCCAAACCTGGAATCCCCCTCAGGGATTCTGAGAcctcctctgcccctctctgAACCTGTCCCACCTCTGAAAATTGGGGACACATGACTGTCTCCCATGCCTGGGAGACAGAAGTCAATCTTGGAAGCTAGTTATCTTCTGGAGGGCCCTTTCTGGATGGCCCCTCCAGCATGGCCACTCCTCACCACTGATCCCTGTCTGCTGGAATAACCAGCCTCTGGGTCTCTAGCAGCTGCCTCCCCAGTGGAATCTTCCCAGAGTCCAGACGCCTACCCGGAGAGAGTTCTCAGTAAAGCCAAGGAAACAGCCGAAGCCAAGGCAGCCTCCATAAGaggttggaggggtgggggtggggagggtccaTGCTCCGTGCCAGGCACACAACTTTGCCAAATCTGTGGAAAACGTAGAGCTGCTTCCTATCTCCCAGTGTACCGACCATTTGTGTGAGCACCTTGAAATTGCCAATTGGGCACTATTCAGAGGCGTATGTAGGGTAGGTATGAAGATGATGCCCATGGGGTTAATAACCGGTACGCTTCCTGCATGCCAAGCACTTCACGTGCATGGATTCACTTACCGTCTGTCAGGACCCTGTGAAGCCCCTACCGTGGCTGCTACCATGTAGCAGGGGAGTGAGTACACAAGGCTTGTGCCCCTACACATGAGCACTGTCCCATCTGTGCGGTTTCCCCTCCACACGCACCCTTTACAGACGGTGACACTGAGGTTCTAGGGACTTCATTAACAAGaacagccaggggctggagagatggctcagtggttaagagtctgtgctgctcttgcagaggagctagACTCAGTCCCTAGCGttcacagggtggctcacaccGTGTGTCATTCCAGTTTCAGAttatctgacaccttcttctggctttcatgggcgCTAGGCGTGTACAGGGTGCACACAGTTACATACACGCAGGcgaagcactcatacacataaaaagtaaaaatgaataaatcttaaaaaaaaagaaagaggctggagagatggctcagtggttaagagcactgcctacttgtctaaaggtcctgaattcaattctcagcaaccacatggtggcttacaaccatctgtaatgagatctggtgccctcttctggcctgcgggcatgcATGTGGGCAGACTAtagtgtacacaataaataaattaaaaaagaaaagaatagccaGTATTGAGACCCAGGTCTGTCTGACCCCGCCCCGAGCCTACATCCTTACCCACTGACTGTGTATTGGGAGATGCCTAGCTGATagctgacttctttttttcaaacTTGGTATGTAGAGGAGGAGGATCTTAGCGTGTTGAGCTTCCCGCCTCTACCTTTTtgagtgctgggggttgaactcagactCTCTTGCATGCCAAACCTGTATGCCCAGATCCCAGGGAACTCTTCTTGGGAGTGGGTTCTTTAGCCTCTTATTGATGACTTTAAATCCATAGTGgagtcctctcctcctcctctctactTTGCCCTCCCTGAGCACCGTTACACTTCAAGAAGACGCTGACCAAAGTAGGTGAGGGGAGATAGGGTTAAGTCAACATCCCACCGAGAGCAGGAAAAAGGTGGAGAAAATCTCCAACCTTCTCATCCGCCCAAGTGAAACAACCCTGTACTCCTCTCGCTGGAAACCAGAGGGCTCCGACCTTGTAGTGGGTAGGGCAGGAGCTCTAGATAACTTTAGGGGGCTGTGCCTCCGCCTGCCTGCACTGCACCGGTCCTGTGAAGCAGGTGAAACTAGCTCTCCAGGGCAGAGACCCTTCCCCTGCCCTCTGAGAAGTCAAGGTAAAAGGGGTGTGTCGTGGTCAGGGTTTGGTAAAGGACAAGACCAAGTAGAAACGATCCATCCTcagttagggttttgttttgttgttgttgttgttgtttttttttttctgagacagggtttctttgtagctttggagtctgtcctggaactcattctgtagaccaggctgatcttgaagtcacagatctgcctgcctctgcctccaagtgctgaggttaaaagcgtgcactaccactgcctggcacagcaACTCTNNNNNNNNNNNNNNNNNNNNNNNNNNNNNNNNNNNNNNNNNNNNNNNNNNNNNNNNNNNNNNNNNNNNNNNNNNNNNNNNNNNNNNNNNNNNNNNNNNNNNNNNNNNNNNNNNNNNNNNNNNNNNNNNNNNNNNNNNNNNNNNNNNNNNNNNNNNNNNNNNNNNNNNNNNNNNNNNNNNNNNNNNNNNNNNNNNNNNNNNNNNNNNNNNNNNNNNNNNNNNNNNNNNNNNNNNNNNNNNNNNNNNNNNNNNNNNNNNNNNNNNNNNNNNNNNNNNNNNNNNNNNNNNNNNNNNNNNNNNNNNNNNNNNNNNNNNNNNNNNNNNNNNNNNNNNNNNNNNNNNNNNNNNNNNNNNNNNNNNNNNNNNNNNNNNNNNNNNNNNNNNNNNNNNNNNNNNNNNNNNNNNNNNNNNNNNNNNNNNNNNNNNNNNNNNNNNNNNNNNNNNNNNNNNNNNNNNNNNNNNNNNNNNNNNNNNNNNNNNNNNNNNNNNNNNNNNNNNNNNNNNNNNNNNNNNNNNNNNNNNNNNNNNNNNNNNNNNNNNNNNNNNNNNNNNNNNNNNNNNNNNNNNNNNNNNNNNNNNNNNNNNNNNNNNNNNNNNNNNNNNNNNNNNNNNNNNNNNNNNNNNNNNNNNNNNNNNNNNNNNNNNNNNNNNNNNNNNNNNNNNNNNNNNNNNNNNNNNNNNNNNNNNNNNNNNNNNNNNNNNNNNNNNNNNNNNNNNNNNNNNNNNNNNNNNNNNNNNNNNNNNNNNNNNNNNNNNNNNNNNNNNNNNNNNNNNNNNNNNNNNNNNNNNNNNNNNNNNNNNNNNNNNNNNNNNNNNNNNNNNNNNNNNNNNNNNNNNNNNNNNNNNNNNNNNNNNNNNNNNNNNNNNNNNNNNNNNNNNNNNNNNNNNNNNNNNNNNNNNNNNNNNNNNNNNNNNNNNNNNNNNNNNNNNNNNNNNNNNNNNNNNNNNNNNNNNNNNNNNNNNNNNNNNNNNNNNNNNNNNNNNNNNNNNNNNNNNNNNNNNNNNNNNNNNNNNNNNNNNNNNNNNNNNNNNNNNNNNNNNNNNNNNNNNNNNNNNNNNNNNNNNNNNNNNNNNNNNNNNNNNNNNNNNNNNNNNNNNNNNNNNNNNNNNNNNNNNNNNNNNNNNNNNNNNNNNNNNNNNNNNNNNNNNNNNNNNNNNNNNNNNNNNNNNNNNNNNNNNNNNNNNNNNNNNNNNNNNNNNNNNNNNNNNNNNNNNNNNNNNNNNNNNNNNNNNNNNNNNNNNNNNNNNNNNNNNNNNNNNNNNNNNNNNNNNNNNNNNNNNNNNNNNNNNNNNNNNNNNNNNNNNNNNNNNNNNNNNNNNNNNNNNNNNNNNNNNNNNNNNNNNNNNNNNNNNNNNNNNNNNNNNNNNNNNNNNNNNNNNNNNNNNNNNNNNNNNNNNNNNNNNNNNNNNNNNNNNNNNNNNNNNNNNNNNNNNNNNNNNNNNNNNNNNNNNNNNNNNNNNNNNNNNNNNNNNNNNNNNNNNNNNNNNNNNNNNNNNNNNNNNNNNNNNNNNNNNNNNNNNNNNNNNNNNNNNNNNNNNNNNNNNNNNNNNNNNNNNNNNNNNNNNNNNNNNNNNNNNNNNNNNNNNNNNNNNNNNNNNNNNNNNNNNNNNNNNNNNNNNNNNNNNNNNNNNNNNNNNNNNNNNNNNNNNNNNNNNNNNNNNNNNNNNNNNNNNNNNNNNNNNNNNNNNNNNNNNNNNNNNNNNNNNNNNNNNNNNNNNNNNNNNNNNNNNNNNNNNNNNNNNNNNNNNNNNNNNNNNNNNNNNNNNNNNNNNNNNNNNNNNNNNNNNNNNNNNNNNNNNNNNNNNNNNNNNNNNNNNNNNNNNNNNNNNNNNNNNNNNNNNNNNNNNNNNNNNNNNNNNNNNNNNNNNNNNNNNNNNNNNNNNNNNNNNNNNNNNNNNNNNNNNNNNNNNNNNNNNNNNNNNNNNNNNNNNNNNNNNNNNNNNNNNNNNNNNNNNNNNNNNNNNNNNNNNNNNNNNNNNNNNNNNNNNNNNNNNNNNNNNNNNNNNNNNNNNNNNNNNNNNNNNNNNNNNNNNNNNNNNNNNNNNNNNNNNNNNNNNNNNNNNNNNNNNNNNNNNNNNNNNNNNNNNNNNNNNNNNNNNNNNNNNNNNNNNNNNNNNNNNNNNNNNNNNNNNNNNNNNNNNNNNNNNNNNNNNNNNNNNNNNNNNNNNNNNNNNNNNNNNNNNNNNNNNNNNNNNNNNNNNNNNNNNNNNNNNNNNNNNNNNNNNNNNNNNNNNNNNNNNNNNNNNNNNNNNNNNNNNNNNNNNNNNNNNNNNNNNNNNNNNNNNNNNNNNNNNNNNNNNNNNNNNNNNNNNNNNNNNNNNNNNNNNNATAACCAGGGTGCTGGTTGAGCAGTGTTGCTCACTGGCTTGTGAACTTCAGTGCTGAGGAGCAGGGGAGACCCTGTGGCTGTGGGCACGCACTCTGCCTCAGGTCTGGGGAGACTTTAAATGAGACACCTCATATTAAAACAGACTGGAATAGAGCTGGCTGCAAGGGTGcatcagtaatcccagcactcaagagatcaagacaggctgtgagttcaagaccaagtGGGCTATATGTGAGACCCAATctccaaaagccaaaaataaaccgAAGGTGCTGTTTGGAACTCTTAAACATGCTACCTTGAGCCCTTgaggagtagaggcaggagggtcatttcaaggtcattcttggctacactggaagtttgaagttagcctgaGCTTACATAGACCTTGTTGAAAAAATTGtgtgctgtacacacacacacacacacacacacacacacatacacacacacacaattttagcTGTTTTCAATTGAGAGAACAGAAGCAGGATGGAAGCCCAGTGGTCCTGCTGGATACACTCTGGCAAGCACCACCAAATTTTGAGTTGGAGGGTTCCCTATGGGTTTCCAGTTTCTTATTTCACCAATATTTGTAATGGCCATTACTGAAATTTAGTAATTTTCACATGGCCTGGGAAGAAAAGTTGACTTAGGAAAGCTCCATGCTACCCGACACTCTTTATTCAGATTATGGATGCATTTCCAGGGGTGGCCAGGGCGGGGTTATTTGCAAGAGGAGAAGGTTTTCCAGAAGTTCTTGCAGGGCTTTTTATCCCGGTGTGGGGGCTGCTGGAGAGGTGGGCTTTCCTGTCGCCTAGACACCTCGCTGGTATCCCCTCCGATGAGGGCGCTGGAGCTGGCTTGGGAGGTCCACCCATGCCACCAGGCAAGGAAAGTCAGGAGGCTGGCCCTCTTCCCTTCCGCAGCTTCCTGTGTTTTCAGAGAAGCAAGGACAAGGTAGAGTGAAACAAGCCCTGGACAGTCGGCCTCAGGAGAGTCCGCCGCTCCCCCCTAGGCTCCCTCCCAGACGGCAAGCTTCTCCTTAACAAACCACACTTCTTTCAAAGGCTGCATCTGGAGAATCCTAGAGAAACTGCTCTGCAGAGGGAAAcagacaaataattttttttttcctaattttcccAGCCATGGTAGCACAGGTCTTCCTCAGCACTTGTGGGCAAAGGAAGCTGGAttagtgtgagtttgaggctagacagggctacagagtgagaccttgtctcaaaataccgATGAGTGAATTGCTGACCTCTCCCTTCTAACACTCTTTGCTGAGGTCNNNNNNNNNNNNNNNNNNNNNNNNNNNNNNNNNNNNNNNNNNNNNNNNNNNNNNNNNNNNNNNNNNNNNNNNNNNNNNNNNNNNNNNNNNNNNNNNNNNNNNNNNNNNNNNNNNNNNNNNNNNNNNNNNNNNNNNNNNNNNNNNNNNNNNNNNNNNNNNNNNNNNNNNNNNNNNNNNNNNNNNNNNNNNNNNNNNNNNNNNNNNNNNNNNNNNNNNNNNNNNNNNNNNNNNNNNNNNNNNNNNNNNNNNNNNNNNNNNNNNNNNNctgcctcctgagtgctgggattaaaggcgtgcgctaccatcgcccggctccctttctgctttttcaGTTTTCCAGCAACCATCTATccaaatattatattaaattccCTGTTAAAATAGTGGTTTTGCTTTCTGAAGACACTAACCACTAAACGACTAGTGTTTGAATGGCTGGATAGATGGAGAGCGAGATTCATGGATTCATTCAACAACCATTTACTGAGCACCTTCTACATGTTAAAGACACCAGCGGTAGGGTAGCCGGCATGACATGACATACCAGGTCTCTGTTCACCTAGAGTTCATTCTAGTGGCAGAAGACAGACAACAAACTAGAGCGATAAACGTGAAGGAGCTCAAAG
Protein-coding sequences here:
- the Cort gene encoding cortistatin codes for the protein MPATLPLEAAEGKRASLLTFLAWWHGWTSQASSSALIGGDTSEVSRRQESPPLQQPPHRDKKPCKNFWKTFSSCK